Proteins encoded in a region of the Pseudomonas viciae genome:
- a CDS encoding NAD(P)/FAD-dependent oxidoreductase, whose protein sequence is MIEVDVVIIGGGIVGASAALFLSQAGRRVALLERDFCGSHSSGVNYGGVRRQGRPLSQLPLSQRAHEIWGQLPRLIGIDGEYQRSGHLKLARNAEDLRALHDYATSSQGFGLDLQLLDRAELRARFPWVGAIAVGASLCPDDGHANPRLVSPAFAQAARRHGAQIHEQCAVSTIEHNGQRFAVHSETGLVVHAPWLLNCAGAWASHFAAQFGEAVPMHAGHPAMLVTEPLPWVMNASTGVEGGGIYARQVARGNCVLGGGQGFALDDARARPGQNAVIDILRQAVELYPFLQGAQAIRTWSGTEGYLPDRQPVIGHSSTQAGLLHAFGFAGAGFQIGPAVGQALTEIICNGASTTPLDAFSITRFHSISVA, encoded by the coding sequence ATGATCGAAGTGGATGTGGTGATCATTGGCGGCGGTATCGTCGGCGCCTCCGCCGCGCTGTTCCTGAGCCAGGCCGGACGAAGGGTGGCACTGCTGGAACGGGACTTTTGCGGCTCGCACTCCAGCGGCGTGAATTACGGCGGTGTGCGTCGACAGGGACGGCCATTGTCGCAACTGCCACTGTCGCAACGGGCCCATGAAATCTGGGGCCAGTTGCCTCGGTTGATCGGCATCGACGGTGAGTACCAGCGCAGCGGTCATCTGAAACTGGCCCGCAACGCTGAAGATCTGCGAGCGCTGCACGATTACGCCACCAGCAGCCAGGGCTTCGGCCTCGACTTGCAACTGCTCGATCGTGCGGAGCTGCGTGCCCGCTTTCCATGGGTCGGCGCGATCGCGGTCGGCGCGTCGCTGTGCCCGGATGACGGCCACGCCAATCCGCGCCTGGTGTCGCCGGCATTCGCCCAGGCAGCCCGCCGGCACGGCGCGCAGATCCACGAACAATGCGCGGTCAGCACTATCGAACACAACGGCCAGCGCTTTGCCGTACACAGCGAAACGGGCCTGGTGGTTCACGCCCCCTGGCTGCTGAACTGCGCCGGAGCCTGGGCGAGCCATTTCGCCGCGCAGTTTGGCGAAGCGGTGCCCATGCACGCCGGGCACCCGGCGATGCTGGTCACCGAGCCATTGCCCTGGGTGATGAACGCCAGCACCGGCGTGGAGGGCGGCGGTATCTATGCGCGCCAGGTCGCCCGTGGCAACTGCGTGCTGGGAGGCGGCCAAGGGTTTGCCCTGGACGATGCCCGGGCCCGTCCCGGCCAGAACGCGGTAATCGACATCCTGCGCCAGGCGGTCGAACTCTATCCGTTTTTGCAGGGCGCCCAGGCGATTCGCACCTGGAGCGGCACCGAAGGTTATCTTCCCGATCGCCAACCGGTGATCGGCCATAGCAGTACCCAAGCCGGCCTGTTGCATGCGTTCGGCTTTGCCGGCGCGGGCTTTCAGATCGGCCCTGCGGTGGGCCAGGCGCTCACCGAGATCATCTGCAACGGCGCCTCAACCACGCCGTTGGATGCGTTTTCCATCACCCGGTTTCACTCCATCTCCGTTGCTTGA
- a CDS encoding NAD(P)/FAD-dependent oxidoreductase, with the protein MKPIAIIGAGPAGIRAAQTLVAHGVYPILLDEAAHGGGQIYRRQPANFKRSPAKLYGFEAHKANAIHQTLDELREQLDYRPDTLVWNAEAGLLDTLHEGRADRLEYTSVIVATGATDRILPVPGWTLPGVYSLGAAQIALKFQGCAIGERVVFAGSGPLLYLVAYQYAKAGANVVAVLDSSPFSAQARALPGLLAQPATLAKGLYYRAWLSAHGIAVHQGASLSCIEGERRVQSLKWRNAKGEQSLECDALAFAHGLRSETQLADLLGCEFAWNPLNRAWLPKRDSAGRSNVPGVYLAGDGAGIMGADAAEVAGERAALALLEDIGYLIDPQHCAQLEQALERIGHFRLGLERAFAFPENWAADAADHLMICRCEEVSAGDIRQVVGEGHWEINRVKAHCRVGMGRCQGRMCGAAAAEIIAWESGRPVSSIGRLRAQAPIKPVPFGLEVEP; encoded by the coding sequence ATGAAACCCATAGCCATCATCGGCGCCGGCCCGGCCGGTATCCGTGCCGCACAGACGCTGGTTGCCCATGGCGTATACCCCATCCTGCTGGACGAAGCCGCCCACGGTGGCGGGCAGATCTATCGGCGGCAACCGGCCAATTTCAAGCGCTCACCAGCCAAGCTGTATGGCTTCGAAGCGCACAAGGCCAACGCCATCCACCAGACCCTCGACGAACTGCGCGAACAGCTCGATTACCGTCCCGACACCCTGGTGTGGAACGCCGAGGCCGGCCTGCTGGACACCTTGCATGAAGGCCGCGCTGACCGCCTGGAGTACACCAGTGTGATCGTCGCCACGGGCGCCACCGACCGGATCCTGCCGGTACCAGGTTGGACCCTGCCAGGGGTGTACAGCCTGGGCGCGGCGCAGATCGCCTTGAAATTCCAGGGTTGCGCCATCGGTGAGCGAGTGGTGTTCGCCGGCAGCGGCCCATTGCTTTATCTGGTGGCGTATCAATACGCCAAGGCCGGTGCCAACGTGGTCGCAGTGCTCGACAGTTCGCCCTTCAGCGCCCAGGCTCGTGCCCTGCCCGGCCTGCTGGCGCAACCGGCCACCCTCGCCAAGGGCCTCTATTACCGCGCCTGGCTGAGCGCCCATGGCATCGCCGTGCATCAAGGCGCGAGCCTGTCGTGTATCGAAGGTGAGCGCCGGGTGCAGTCACTGAAATGGCGCAACGCAAAAGGCGAGCAATCCCTTGAGTGCGACGCACTGGCCTTCGCCCACGGTTTGCGCAGCGAAACCCAATTGGCCGACCTGCTGGGCTGCGAATTCGCCTGGAACCCGCTCAATCGCGCCTGGTTGCCGAAACGAGATAGCGCCGGTCGCAGCAACGTGCCCGGGGTTTACCTGGCGGGCGACGGTGCAGGGATCATGGGCGCCGATGCCGCTGAAGTGGCCGGCGAACGGGCGGCCCTGGCCCTGCTCGAGGACATCGGTTATCTGATCGACCCGCAGCATTGCGCTCAGTTGGAACAAGCCCTCGAACGCATCGGCCATTTCCGCCTGGGCCTGGAGCGCGCATTTGCCTTTCCCGAAAACTGGGCCGCCGATGCCGCTGACCACCTGATGATTTGCCGCTGCGAAGAAGTCAGCGCCGGCGACATCCGCCAAGTGGTGGGCGAAGGCCACTGGGAGATCAACCGGGTCAAGGCCCATTGCCGGGTCGGCATGGGGCGTTGCCAGGGTCGGATGTGCGGCGCCGCCGCAGCGGAAATCATCGCCTGGGAAAGTGGACGCCCTGTCTCCAGCATTGGCCGCTTGCGGGCCCAGGCGCCGATCAAACCCGTGCCGTTCGGCCTGGAGGTCGAACCATGA
- a CDS encoding (2Fe-2S)-binding protein, translating into MALLKRLAEGDRPALDFTLDGVPARGLLGDTLLTAVLTNSEHLRGSDFSAEPRAGFCLMGACQDCWVRLGDGRRVRACSTLLEAGLHISREPGRQL; encoded by the coding sequence ATGGCTCTGCTGAAACGACTGGCCGAAGGCGACCGCCCGGCCCTGGACTTTACCCTCGACGGCGTACCCGCCCGCGGCCTGCTGGGTGACACGTTGCTGACTGCCGTGCTGACCAACAGCGAACACCTGCGCGGCAGCGACTTCAGCGCCGAACCCCGGGCCGGTTTCTGCCTGATGGGCGCCTGCCAGGACTGTTGGGTCCGCCTGGGCGACGGCCGCCGCGTACGCGCCTGCTCGACCCTGCTCGAAGCCGGGCTGCACATCAGCCGCGAACCGGGGCGCCAGCTATGA
- a CDS encoding ABC transporter permease — translation MSRNGPFALLFHTLVVVFMLAPLVVVCLVAFTPENTLSLPTTEFSLRWFRAVFERADFVDAFYNSLILAFCAASLATLIAVPAALAITRLEFPGRDFFNGLFLSPIIIPHLVLGVALLRLFALMGVNGSFAWLIFAHVLVITPYVLRLVLASAIGLDRSAEQAAQSLGAGRFTLFRQITLPMILPGVAGGWLLAFINSFDEVTLSIFVTSPATQTLPVRMYVYATESIDPMMAAVSALVIGLTALTMILLDRVYGLDRVLVGKQ, via the coding sequence ATGTCCAGGAACGGTCCTTTCGCTCTGTTGTTTCATACCCTGGTAGTGGTGTTCATGCTGGCGCCGCTGGTGGTGGTCTGCCTCGTCGCCTTCACCCCGGAAAACACCCTGAGCCTGCCGACTACGGAATTTTCCCTGCGCTGGTTCCGCGCCGTGTTCGAGCGCGCGGATTTTGTCGATGCGTTCTACAACAGCCTGATCCTGGCGTTCTGCGCAGCCTCGTTGGCGACGTTGATTGCGGTGCCGGCGGCTTTGGCGATCACTCGGCTCGAGTTCCCGGGCAGGGACTTTTTCAACGGTCTGTTCCTGTCGCCGATCATCATTCCGCACCTGGTGCTGGGGGTCGCATTGCTACGCCTGTTTGCGCTGATGGGGGTGAACGGCAGCTTTGCCTGGCTGATCTTCGCCCACGTGCTGGTGATCACCCCGTATGTGCTGCGCCTGGTGCTCGCATCGGCCATCGGCCTGGACCGCAGCGCCGAACAGGCCGCGCAGTCGCTGGGGGCCGGACGCTTCACGCTGTTTCGGCAAATCACCTTGCCGATGATTCTGCCGGGGGTGGCCGGGGGCTGGTTGCTGGCGTTCATCAACAGCTTCGATGAAGTCACGCTGTCGATCTTCGTCACCTCACCGGCCACGCAAACCCTGCCGGTGCGCATGTATGTCTACGCCACCGAATCCATCGACCCGATGATGGCGGCGGTGTCGGCATTGGTCATCGGGCTGACCGCGCTGACCATGATTCTGCTCGACCGGGTCTATGGCCTGGATCGGGTCCTGGTAGGCAAACAATGA
- a CDS encoding ABC transporter permease, whose product MKLIEAMRRGRQGYLMSAPALALYLGLLVIPLGLTLVLSFNVFDYSSGINGDAYTFEHYASLLGDPYFYEIFLRTLWISGLTTLLCVLIGVPEAYVLSRMRAPWRSIFLILILTPLLISVVVRAFGWSLLLGADGLVNQTLQAFGGSPMKLLYTPFAVVIALVHVMLPFMIIPVWTSLQKLDPAAEQAALSLGASQFTVIRKVVLPQIMPGVLSGTLIVFGLAASSFAIPGLLGGRRLKMVATLIYDQYLSELNWPMGAAIAVALLLLNLLIMLSWNRMIEGRYKKSLG is encoded by the coding sequence ATGAAGCTGATCGAGGCAATGCGTCGGGGTCGGCAAGGCTACCTGATGTCCGCGCCGGCCCTGGCCTTGTACCTGGGCCTGCTGGTCATCCCCCTGGGCCTGACGCTGGTGCTGTCGTTCAACGTCTTTGACTACAGTTCGGGCATCAACGGCGACGCCTATACCTTCGAGCATTACGCCAGCCTGCTGGGTGATCCGTACTTCTACGAGATCTTTCTACGCACGCTCTGGATCAGCGGCCTGACCACGCTGTTGTGTGTGCTGATTGGCGTACCGGAAGCTTACGTCCTCAGCCGCATGAGGGCGCCGTGGCGCTCGATTTTCCTGATCCTGATTCTTACGCCGCTGCTGATTTCGGTGGTGGTGCGGGCCTTCGGCTGGAGCCTGTTGCTCGGCGCCGACGGCTTGGTCAATCAGACCTTGCAAGCCTTCGGCGGCTCACCGATGAAGTTGTTGTATACGCCGTTCGCCGTGGTCATCGCCCTGGTTCACGTGATGTTGCCGTTCATGATCATTCCGGTCTGGACCTCGCTGCAGAAACTCGACCCAGCCGCCGAACAGGCCGCGCTGTCGCTGGGCGCGAGCCAGTTCACGGTAATCCGCAAAGTCGTGCTGCCGCAGATCATGCCCGGCGTGCTGTCGGGCACCTTGATCGTGTTCGGCCTCGCCGCCAGCTCCTTCGCGATTCCCGGCCTGCTCGGTGGGCGCCGTTTGAAAATGGTCGCCACGCTGATCTACGACCAATACCTGTCGGAACTCAACTGGCCCATGGGCGCGGCCATTGCCGTCGCGCTACTGCTGCTCAACCTGCTGATCATGTTGTCGTGGAACCGGATGATCGAAGGCCGCTACAAGAAGTCATTGGGGTAA
- a CDS encoding ABC transporter ATP-binding protein — translation MAFVRLEGLGKRYGDIDAVVATNLSVEKGEFVSLLGPSGCGKTTTLQMIAGFVEVSSGRILLDGRDITHAKPASRGLGVVFQSYALFPHMTVKDNVAFGLRMRKVANAELQQRVDRVLKLVRLDPHAERYPRELSGGQRQRVALARALVIEPPVLLLDEPLSNLDANLREEMQYEIRRIQREVGITTLMVTHDQSEALSISDRVVVMQAGRITQIDAPYTLYEHPRTEFISGFVGKANLLPGERDSAGVVQVCKQDKGDLILSLRPEKIDLCAAGAGRLQGTLISRFFLGSQWLYGVSTVLGELCVVRRNDGSAPMTEGTVVGLDWDPALLRVLSVDEVPA, via the coding sequence ATGGCTTTTGTGCGACTTGAAGGACTTGGCAAACGTTACGGCGACATCGACGCGGTGGTCGCCACCAACCTGTCCGTGGAGAAAGGCGAGTTTGTCTCGCTGCTGGGCCCCTCCGGCTGCGGTAAAACCACCACCTTGCAGATGATCGCCGGCTTCGTCGAAGTCAGCAGCGGGCGCATTCTTTTGGACGGTCGCGACATCACCCACGCCAAGCCCGCCAGCCGGGGCCTGGGCGTGGTATTCCAGAGTTACGCGCTGTTCCCCCACATGACCGTCAAGGACAACGTCGCCTTCGGCCTGCGCATGCGCAAAGTGGCCAACGCCGAGTTGCAACAACGGGTTGATCGGGTGCTGAAGCTGGTACGCCTGGACCCACACGCCGAACGCTATCCACGAGAGCTCTCGGGCGGCCAGCGCCAACGTGTGGCACTGGCCCGGGCGCTGGTGATCGAGCCGCCAGTGCTGCTGCTCGACGAACCGCTGTCCAACCTCGACGCCAACTTGCGCGAAGAGATGCAATACGAAATCCGCCGTATCCAGCGCGAAGTCGGGATCACCACGTTGATGGTCACCCACGACCAGTCCGAGGCGCTGTCCATCAGTGACCGGGTCGTAGTGATGCAGGCCGGGCGCATCACACAGATCGACGCGCCATACACCCTTTACGAACACCCGCGCACTGAGTTCATTTCCGGCTTCGTCGGCAAAGCCAATCTGCTGCCCGGTGAGCGTGACAGCGCAGGCGTCGTTCAAGTCTGCAAGCAGGACAAGGGCGACCTGATCCTGAGCCTGCGCCCGGAAAAAATCGACCTGTGCGCCGCCGGTGCAGGCCGACTGCAAGGCACCCTCATCAGCCGCTTCTTTCTCGGCAGCCAATGGTTGTACGGCGTCTCGACCGTCCTGGGCGAACTCTGCGTGGTGCGCCGCAACGACGGCTCAGCGCCCATGACCGAAGGCACCGTCGTCGGCTTGGACTGGGACCCGGCGCTGCTGCGGGTGCTGAGCGTCGATGAGGTGCCGGCATGA
- a CDS encoding IclR family transcriptional regulator, producing MSDSTDRNDAKSEVGVGAVSRLFAVLRSLGDTVEGGERVTQLAQRIGLSQPTTHRLLRSLMDEGMVEQDARSKRYRLSLDFFALAARAGNSGNLRDLARPAMLRLSASLGDSLFLLARSGFDAICLDRSEGPFPIRTFTGDIGGRVALGVGQGSLAILAFLPEEERDTVIHYNLPRLKDFHLYDEVFLRTEVENVRALGYAGRNTGVLQGMAGVAVPILDRDGRAVAALSVATVSDRLGPDRLPTVVEMLKREAALIGPRVNPFDPLLRRPSQVFGQG from the coding sequence ATGTCAGATTCCACTGATCGGAATGATGCGAAGTCTGAGGTCGGGGTTGGCGCTGTCTCCAGATTGTTCGCCGTGTTGCGTAGCCTGGGGGACACCGTCGAAGGCGGCGAGCGGGTGACGCAATTGGCACAACGCATCGGCCTGTCCCAGCCCACCACCCATCGCTTGCTGCGCAGCCTGATGGACGAGGGCATGGTCGAGCAGGACGCGCGCAGCAAACGCTATCGCTTGAGCCTGGACTTCTTTGCCTTGGCCGCCCGTGCCGGCAACTCTGGCAACCTGCGTGATCTTGCGCGACCTGCCATGCTGCGGCTGTCGGCGTCCTTGGGGGACTCGTTGTTTTTGCTGGCGCGCAGTGGGTTCGATGCCATTTGCCTGGACCGTAGTGAAGGGCCGTTCCCGATCCGCACATTCACCGGCGACATTGGCGGGCGAGTGGCTCTGGGCGTGGGGCAGGGCAGCCTGGCCATCCTCGCGTTCCTGCCGGAAGAGGAGCGCGACACGGTGATTCATTACAACCTGCCCCGGCTCAAGGATTTCCATTTGTACGACGAAGTCTTCCTGCGCACGGAAGTGGAGAACGTGCGCGCACTGGGCTATGCCGGACGCAATACAGGCGTGTTGCAGGGCATGGCCGGGGTGGCCGTGCCGATCCTGGACCGTGACGGCCGTGCCGTGGCGGCCTTGAGCGTGGCAACAGTGAGCGATCGACTGGGGCCCGATCGCTTGCCGACGGTGGTGGAAATGCTCAAGCGCGAGGCGGCGCTGATCGGACCGCGAGTCAACCCGTTCGACCCGCTGCTGCGCAGGCCTTCGCAGGTGTTTGGGCAGGGTTGA
- a CDS encoding anti-sigma factor family protein, which yields MISMPPSDSDLHAYVDRQLSEADQRLMDTYLAGHPEVAARVRAWQQDAQHLRTALSGALQRPANPDLDPAMIRQRLKHRSRRHLASAAVLLLAVSVGGFSGWKAREMTILSAVAPMADALQAYRLFAQQGILPADYQTGDEQSMQGWLDRYFTQANRLPDLSGAGFKPVSGRLLSTEQGAAAMVVYQDPSGQKISFYVRPPGPKNFLLPRGSRRDGELQAEYWSGPGYNYAMVIPSDTPAAQKLKQTLNF from the coding sequence ATGATCAGCATGCCCCCCAGCGACAGCGACCTGCACGCCTACGTCGATCGCCAACTGAGCGAGGCCGACCAGCGTCTGATGGACACTTACCTCGCCGGTCACCCCGAGGTTGCCGCCCGGGTCCGCGCCTGGCAACAGGACGCGCAACACCTGCGCACGGCCCTGAGTGGAGCCTTGCAGCGGCCGGCCAACCCGGATCTCGACCCGGCCATGATTCGCCAGCGCCTGAAACATCGATCCCGCCGCCACCTGGCCAGCGCAGCAGTGTTGTTGCTGGCGGTCAGTGTGGGCGGGTTCAGCGGCTGGAAGGCGCGGGAGATGACCATTCTCAGCGCCGTAGCCCCCATGGCTGACGCACTACAGGCGTACCGACTGTTCGCCCAACAGGGCATCCTTCCGGCCGATTACCAAACCGGCGACGAGCAGAGCATGCAAGGTTGGCTCGACCGTTACTTCACCCAGGCCAACCGGCTGCCAGACCTGTCGGGCGCCGGTTTCAAGCCGGTCAGCGGTCGCTTGCTCAGCACCGAGCAAGGGGCGGCGGCCATGGTGGTTTATCAAGACCCAAGCGGCCAGAAGATCAGCTTCTACGTGCGCCCACCGGGCCCGAAAAACTTCCTGCTGCCCCGTGGCAGCCGCCGCGACGGCGAGCTGCAGGCCGAGTATTGGTCCGGGCCGGGATACAACTATGCGATGGTCATACCCAGTGATACGCCGGCGGCGCAAAAGCTCAAGCAGACCCTGAATTTCTGA
- a CDS encoding sigma-70 family RNA polymerase sigma factor, translating into MNELDEQLRILIPRLRRFAVSLTRNSSNADDLVQMCLERALSKWDDKRPDGDLRAWLFSILYRQFLDAHRRSRRYARMLEFFTGRDDAHPSAERSVIAQSSLQAFDQLSTEQRALLLWVSVEGLSYQQVADILGVPTGTVMSRLSRARQALRQLSDGEITRPTLRILK; encoded by the coding sequence ATGAACGAACTCGACGAACAGTTGCGCATCCTCATCCCCCGGCTACGGCGGTTTGCCGTGTCGCTGACGCGCAACTCCAGCAACGCCGATGACCTGGTGCAGATGTGCCTGGAGCGGGCGCTGTCCAAATGGGACGACAAGCGCCCTGACGGCGACCTGCGGGCCTGGCTGTTTTCGATTCTTTATCGGCAGTTTCTCGATGCCCATCGCCGTTCCCGGCGATATGCGCGCATGCTGGAATTTTTCACCGGCCGCGACGATGCCCATCCTTCGGCCGAACGCAGCGTGATTGCGCAATCGTCCCTGCAGGCCTTCGACCAACTCTCCACTGAACAACGTGCACTGTTGTTATGGGTGTCGGTGGAAGGCTTGAGTTACCAGCAAGTCGCCGACATCCTCGGTGTACCGACCGGTACGGTGATGTCGCGCCTGTCTCGCGCCCGCCAGGCCCTGCGCCAACTCAGCGACGGCGAAATCACCCGCCCTACCCTGCGGATACTCAAATGA
- a CDS encoding catalase family peroxidase, with translation MVDPSSSPSRPPLSAASLTLRLSGIAVIVAALAGAFAYVNGTFDPQRLTPNALVNVLEKNNGVHPGFRRNHSKGVCVAGYFESTDQARAYSSAQVFMAARTPVVGRFALPSGNPYAPDGSVPIRSLALRFTQANGQQWRTGMNSMPVFPVGTPEAFYQLQQAQSPDPATGKPNPAAVPAFFAAHPEAVPFLQWIKTAKPSASYATETYNGINAFYLVNSTGQRQAVRWGVVPMSQDVADATPPQGADFLEQDLVKRLAAGPLRWQLNITLANPGDPVNDASKAWPSDRKVLNAGTLVLERTQAQDNGECRDINYDPLILPSGIEGSEDPLLAARSAAYASSYLRRTSEVSQLPANQESRP, from the coding sequence ATGGTTGACCCTTCCTCTTCGCCGAGTCGGCCGCCGCTGAGCGCCGCCAGCCTGACGCTGCGCCTGAGCGGCATCGCGGTGATCGTCGCCGCGCTGGCCGGGGCCTTTGCCTACGTCAATGGCACCTTTGACCCGCAACGTCTGACACCGAATGCGCTGGTCAACGTGTTGGAAAAAAATAACGGTGTTCACCCGGGCTTTCGGCGCAATCACTCGAAGGGTGTCTGCGTCGCCGGCTATTTCGAAAGCACCGACCAGGCCCGCGCCTATTCCAGCGCGCAGGTGTTCATGGCGGCGCGAACGCCGGTGGTCGGGCGTTTCGCCCTGCCCAGCGGCAACCCCTATGCACCGGACGGCAGCGTCCCGATTCGCAGTCTGGCGTTGCGTTTTACCCAGGCCAACGGCCAGCAATGGCGCACGGGCATGAACAGCATGCCGGTGTTCCCGGTGGGTACGCCTGAAGCGTTCTATCAATTGCAACAGGCCCAGTCGCCGGATCCGGCCACGGGGAAACCGAACCCGGCGGCGGTGCCAGCGTTCTTTGCCGCGCACCCGGAAGCTGTGCCGTTCCTGCAATGGATCAAGACCGCCAAACCATCGGCCAGCTATGCCACCGAAACCTACAACGGCATCAATGCGTTCTACCTGGTCAACTCGACAGGGCAGCGCCAGGCCGTGCGCTGGGGCGTGGTGCCGATGAGCCAGGACGTAGCGGACGCCACCCCACCCCAGGGGGCCGACTTTCTGGAGCAGGATTTGGTGAAGCGTCTGGCTGCCGGGCCGTTGCGCTGGCAGTTGAACATCACCTTGGCCAATCCTGGCGACCCGGTGAACGATGCCAGCAAGGCCTGGCCGTCTGATCGCAAGGTGCTCAATGCCGGCACGCTGGTGCTCGAGCGCACCCAGGCGCAGGACAACGGCGAGTGCCGCGATATCAACTATGACCCGCTGATCCTGCCCAGCGGGATCGAGGGTTCCGAGGACCCGCTGTTGGCCGCGCGTTCCGCCGCCTATGCCAGTTCCTATCTGCGGCGTACCAGCGAAGTCAGCCAATTGCCCGCTAACCAGGAGTCCCGCCCATGA
- a CDS encoding cytochrome b, with protein MSAPRHFAPLARLLHWLMALMIIAMLFIGAGMVASVSERHEWLLQLHKPLGIAILLLVVVRLVVRFSTRQPPLPADLPSWQVLAARASHVLLYALMLVLPLLGWGMISAAGDPVMLSHSLQLPAILPADAQTFALLRKAHGYLAYLLFLTVLVHLAAALFHGWVRRDEVLDSMLRGKG; from the coding sequence ATGAGCGCCCCTCGTCACTTTGCACCATTGGCCCGGCTGCTGCACTGGCTGATGGCATTGATGATCATCGCCATGCTGTTTATCGGCGCTGGCATGGTCGCCTCGGTGTCCGAGCGCCATGAATGGCTGCTGCAACTGCACAAGCCGTTGGGCATTGCGATTCTGTTGCTGGTAGTCGTGCGCCTGGTGGTGCGCTTTTCCACCCGACAGCCGCCGCTGCCGGCCGATTTGCCAAGTTGGCAGGTGTTGGCGGCCAGAGCTTCGCATGTGCTGTTGTACGCTTTGATGCTCGTCCTGCCGCTACTGGGTTGGGGCATGATTTCGGCAGCGGGGGACCCGGTGATGCTCAGTCATTCGTTGCAACTGCCCGCGATCCTGCCGGCGGACGCCCAGACCTTCGCACTGCTGCGCAAGGCCCACGGGTACCTGGCCTATCTGTTGTTCCTGACCGTGCTGGTGCATTTGGCGGCGGCGTTGTTTCACGGTTGGGTGCGCCGGGATGAGGTGTTGGACAGTATGTTGCGAGGTAAGGGCTAA
- a CDS encoding M14 family metallopeptidase yields the protein MTVAKSSFDISANFDSGNIEVVDISNPLQSLLKIRPDTRSAHFQWFHFKASGLHVGQEYSFRLLNASQSSYNKAWTGYQTVASYDHVNWFRIPTQFEGDALRFHLEAEQPHAWFAYFEPYSRGRHDWLIEQALHKAGTELLAVGKSAQGRDIQLLRKGSGAEGRRKVWIIAQQHPGEHMAEWFMEGVIERLQHQDDPQLGQLLAKADLYLVPNMNPDGAFHGHLRTNALGQDLNRAWQNASPEISPEVFFVQQQMEKYGVDLFLDVHGDEEIPHVFTAACEGNPGYTPRIAQLEERFRSHLKHQTKDFQTAHGYTRDEPGQANMTLACNAVGQKYDCLSLTLEMPFKDHDDHPNPLTGWSGKRSMQLGKDVLSTVADMVDELR from the coding sequence GTGACCGTGGCTAAATCCTCTTTCGATATCAGCGCCAATTTTGACAGCGGCAACATTGAAGTCGTCGACATCAGCAACCCGCTGCAGTCGCTGCTGAAGATCCGACCCGACACCCGCAGCGCTCACTTTCAATGGTTCCACTTCAAGGCCAGCGGCCTGCATGTCGGCCAGGAATATTCCTTCCGCCTGCTCAATGCCAGTCAATCGTCCTACAACAAGGCTTGGACCGGCTACCAGACCGTTGCCTCCTACGATCACGTCAACTGGTTCCGTATTCCCACGCAGTTTGAAGGCGACGCCCTGCGCTTTCACCTCGAGGCCGAACAACCTCATGCCTGGTTCGCCTACTTCGAACCCTACAGCCGTGGCCGTCATGATTGGTTGATCGAGCAAGCGTTGCACAAGGCCGGTACCGAACTGCTGGCCGTCGGTAAAAGTGCGCAAGGCCGTGACATTCAATTGCTGCGCAAGGGCAGCGGTGCCGAAGGTCGGCGCAAGGTCTGGATCATCGCCCAGCAGCACCCTGGCGAGCACATGGCCGAATGGTTCATGGAAGGCGTGATCGAACGCCTCCAGCATCAGGATGATCCGCAACTGGGACAATTGCTGGCCAAGGCCGATCTGTATCTGGTGCCGAACATGAACCCGGACGGCGCGTTCCACGGTCATTTGCGTACCAATGCCCTGGGCCAGGACCTCAACCGTGCCTGGCAGAACGCCAGTCCGGAAATCAGCCCGGAGGTGTTTTTCGTACAGCAGCAAATGGAAAAGTACGGGGTCGATCTGTTCCTCGATGTGCATGGCGATGAGGAAATCCCCCATGTCTTCACCGCCGCATGTGAAGGTAATCCGGGTTACACGCCGCGTATTGCCCAACTCGAAGAGCGCTTTCGCAGCCATCTCAAACACCAGACCAAAGACTTCCAGACCGCTCACGGCTACACCCGCGACGAACCGGGCCAGGCCAACATGACCCTGGCCTGCAACGCGGTCGGTCAGAAATACGATTGCTTGTCCCTGACCCTGGAAATGCCGTTCAAAGACCACGACGACCACCCGAACCCGCTGACCGGCTGGTCCGGCAAGCGCTCGATGCAATTGGGCAAGGATGTGTTGAGCACCGTCGCGGACATGGTCGACGAATTGCGCTGA